A stretch of the Panicum virgatum strain AP13 chromosome 9N, P.virgatum_v5, whole genome shotgun sequence genome encodes the following:
- the LOC120690371 gene encoding phosphatidylinositol 4-phosphate 5-kinase 1-like, translating to MRRVAPALIAVGGAGGEETAEGAVVEKTLQNGDVYRGGFSQGAPHGKGKYVWADGCMYEGEWRKGKASGKGRFSWPSGATFEGEFRGGRIEGQGAFVGPDGATYRGAWVADRRHGVGAKSYANGDYYEGQWRRNLQDGHGRYVWANGNQYVGEWRAGVLSGRGVLIWANGSRYDGVWENGVPRGTGVFTWPDGSRYVGSWPGSCVDLPAISGTFFAPVGAGAAGTVRKRSSVEGVGEKTAPRICIWESEGEAGDITCDIVDALESSMLYKEAAADGGATYMRSLPQRSTRRAASGVPRWASSAATTPECKRPGQTISKGHKNYELMLQLQLGIRHSVGKSAAVPMRALEQADFDPKEKFWTRFPPEGSKVTPPHSSAEFRWKDYCPMVFRHLRKLFAVDPADYMLAICGNDALRELSSPGKSGSFFYLTQDDRFMIKTVKKSEVKLLIRMLNSYYKHVSQYKNSLITRFYGVHCVKPLNGQKVRFIVMGNLFCSEYRIHRRFDLKGSSYGRTADKFDDEIDETTTLKDLDLNFVFRLQRSWYTDLHEQLRRDCNFLESEGIMDYSFLVGVHFCDDISASKMGSSTFTASPKLLTKSESFQGGGTPELCFSDDDFDMIPDCRRKALIRLGSHMPARAEQASRRSEFDPYLFTGGGFLFPNQTGEVHDVILYFGIIDILQDYDITKKLEHAYKSLQTDPNSISAVGPKLYSKRFQDFIGRIFVEDG from the exons ATGAGGCGGGTGGCGCCGGCGTTGAtcgccgtcggcggcgctggcggcgaggAGACGGCGGAGGGGGCGGTAGTGGAGAAGACGCTGCAGAACGGCGACGTCTACCGCGGCGGCTTCTCCCAGGGCGCGCCGCACGGCAAGGGCAAGTACGTGTGGGCGGACGGCTGCATGTACGAGGGGGAGTGGCGGAAGGGGAAGGCGTCCGGGAAGGGCCGGTTCTCGTGGCCGTCCGGGGCCACGTTCGAGGGGGAGTTCCGCGGCGGCCGGATCGAGGGGCAGGGCGCGTTCGTCGGGCCCGACGGCGCCACCTACCGCGGCGCCTGGGTGGCGGACCGCCGCCACGGCGTGGGCGCCAAGAGCTACGCCAACGGGGACTACTACGAGGGCCAGTGGCGGCGCAACCTCCAGGACGGCCACGGCCGCTACGTCTGGGCCAACGGCAACCAGTACGTCGGGGAGTGGCGCGCCGGGGTGCTCTCCGGCCGCGGCGTGCTGATCTGGGCCAATGGGAGCCGCTACGACGGGGTCTGGGAGAACGGCGTGCCCAGGGGAACCGGGGTCTTTACCTGGCCCGACGGCAGCCGCTACGTCGGCTcctggcctgggagctgcgtcGACCTGCCGGCCATAAGCGGCACGTTCTTCGCGCCGGTCGGCGCGGGGGCTGCTGGTACGGTCAGGAAGAGGTCCTCCGTGGAGGGTGTGGGGGAGAAGACGGCGCCGCGGATCTGCATCTGGGAGTCGGAGGGCGAAGCTGGGGACATCACCTGCGACATCGTCGACGCGCTCGAGTCTTCCATGCTCTACAAGGAAGCTGCGGCCGACGGAGGAGCAACGTACATGCGGTCGCTGCCCCAGAGGAGTACCCGGCGAGCGGCCAGCGGAGTTCCACGATGGGCGTCGTCCGCGGCCACCACGCCAGAGTGCAAGCGTCCAGGGCAGACAATCTCCAAGGGACACAAGAATTACGAGCTCATGCTGCAGCTGCAATTGGGCATCAG GCATTCGGTGGGAAAGTCTGCAGCGGTGCCGATGCGAGCTCTGGAACAGGCAGATTTCGACCCAAAAGAGAAGTTCTGGACTCGGTTCCCACCGGAGGGTTCGAAGGTCACACCGCCACATTCATCTGCGGAGTTCCGATGGAAGGACTACTGCCCCATGGTGTTCAG GCATTTGAGGAAGTTGTTTGCTGTTGATCCAGCAGATTACATGCTCGCCATCTGTGGCAATGATGCTCTGAGGGAGCTGTCTTCACCCGGGAAAAGTGGGAGCTTCTTTTACCTTACCCAAGATGACCGCTTCATGATTAAGACTGTGAAGAAATCAGAAGTCAAG CTGCTAATTCGAATGTTAAATAGCTACTACAAACATGTCAGTCAGTACAAGAACTCTTTAATCACGCGGTTCTATGGTGTGCACTGTGTGAAGCCCCTTAATGGACAGAAG GTCCGGTTTATTGTCATGGGTAATTTGTTCTGTTCAGAATACCGGATTCATCGCCGTTTTGATTTGAAAGGTTCGTCCTATGGCCGAACAGCAGACAAGTTTGACGATGAGATTGATGAGACAACTACTCTCAAGGACTTGGACCTCAACTTTGTCTTTCGCTTGCAGCGATCTTGGTACACCGATCTTCATGA GCAACTGAGGCGAGACTGCAATTTTTTGGAATCTGAAGGAATTATGGATTACAGCTTCTTGGTAGGAGTTCACTTTTGTGATGACATCTCTGCCTCAAAGATGGGCTCATCTACGTTTACTGCTTCTCCAA AGCTTTTAACGAAGAGTGAGTCATTTCAAGGTGGCGGCACACCAGAGCTGTGCTTCTCAGATGATGATTTTGATATGATACCTGATTGCCGCCG GAAAGCTTTGATTAGACTGGGTTCCCACATGCCAGCCCGGGCAGAGCAAGCATCCAGAAGGAGCGAATTTGACCCGTATCTCTTCACTGGTGGCGGTTTTCTTTTCCCAAACCAGACTGGTGAAGTGCACGACGTGATTCTGTATTTCGGGATAATTGACATCCTCCAGGATTACGACATCACAAAGAAGCTTGAGCATGCTTACAAATCGCTGCAGACCGACCCCAACTCAATCTCTGCGGTGGGCCCGAAGCTCTACTCAAAGCGGTTTCAAGACTTCATCGGCAGAATTTTCGTGGAAGACGGCTAG
- the LOC120688705 gene encoding uncharacterized protein LOC120688705: MWRDREEAARCAGLLRRPGFMSYVNDIPELHGQNYGKWHQKLEIALALAEIDLAVTVPAPKEPEQPVRAQNEADDAWAIREKNHDRAMMQYDIDKTHWNTSNRKCLMIIKGSISNNIKEAIPESTTAAKYLERVKSQFTGSSKTYAANLTEQLVTKRYTGGGIREHILEMSHIANKLKTMNMPLPQAFVVQFVFKSLPKDFETFNVNYNTQREEWNLEKMIAMCVQEEDRLKHSHCVTSQFSS; encoded by the exons ATGTGGCGCGATAGGGAAGAGGCGGCGCGCTGCGCGGGGCTGCTTCGAAGGCCCG GCTTTATGTCATATGTGAATGATATTCCAGAACTACATGGCCAGAATTATGGAAAATGGCACCAGAAACTAGAAATTGCTTTGGCACTGGCTGAGATAGATTTGGCTGTCACAGTGCCAGCACCTAAAGAACCAGAACAGCCCGTGCGGGCTCAGAATGAAGCAGACGACGCATGGGCCATTCGTGAGAAGAACCATGATCGTGCTATGATGCAATATGATATTGACAAGACACATTGGAACACTTCCAACCGCAAGTGTCTGATGATCATAAAGGGGTCGATCTCAAACAATATAAAAGAAGCAATTCCAGAATCTACCACCGCTGCTAAGTATCTAGAAAGGGTGAAGAGTCAGTTCACTGGCTCTTCCAAGACATATGCTGCTAATTTGACAGAGCAGCTTGTGACCAAGAGATATACCGGCGGTGGCATTAGAGAACACATCCTAGAAATGAGCCACATTGCAAATAAGCTCAAGACAATGAACATGCCCTTACCACAAGCTTTCGTTGTTCAGTTTGTGTTCAAGTCCCTTCCCAAGGACTTTGAAACTTTTAATGTCAACTACAACACTCAACGTGAAGAATGGAACCTAGAAAAGATGATTGCTATGTGCGTTCAGGAAGAAGACAGACTCAAGCACTCACATtgtgtaacatcccagttttcatcatga